The following are encoded together in the Vibrio zhugei genome:
- the ruvC gene encoding crossover junction endodeoxyribonuclease RuvC translates to MAIILGIDPGSRITGYGVIRQQGRHLEYLGSGCIRTSDGGLPQRLKQIYAGVSEIITQFQPDVFAIEQVFMAKNADSALKLGQARGSAIVAAVNADLPVFEYAARLIKQAVVGTGGADKAQVQHMVKQMLKLPATPQADAADALGVAICHANTNKTLVALAGKATSARKGRYR, encoded by the coding sequence ATGGCAATCATTTTAGGTATTGACCCAGGGTCACGTATTACTGGGTATGGTGTGATTCGCCAACAAGGGCGACATTTAGAATATTTAGGCAGTGGCTGCATTCGCACATCCGATGGTGGCTTACCACAACGCTTAAAACAAATTTATGCGGGTGTGTCCGAAATCATTACTCAATTTCAGCCTGATGTCTTTGCGATTGAGCAAGTGTTTATGGCAAAAAATGCGGATTCAGCCCTTAAGTTAGGGCAAGCACGGGGCAGTGCTATTGTTGCTGCGGTCAACGCGGATTTGCCTGTATTTGAGTATGCGGCGCGTTTAATTAAGCAAGCGGTGGTCGGGACTGGCGGGGCCGATAAAGCTCAAGTCCAACATATGGTCAAACAAATGCTAAAACTCCCTGCAACACCACAAGCAGATGCCGCTGATGCGCTCGGAGTGGCGATCTGCCATGCCAATACTAATAAAACGTTAGTCGCCTTGGCAGGAAAAGCAACCAGTGCACGTAAAGGTCGTTACCGCTAG